The Pocillopora verrucosa isolate sample1 chromosome 14, ASM3666991v2, whole genome shotgun sequence genome has a segment encoding these proteins:
- the LOC131771901 gene encoding uncharacterized protein, with protein sequence MDWSHSKYKLTFILKNIAIQDQGMYGVNVELGLSQLPLKDSVIVIIPGLSYVVQNGSSIVRKESAYMMEPFELSFTRSEHDRTADRIKYTLKKDNTSIFIIGMNREDNRFSCSHYVTPKPTPCSDDSFLVNETYVSFKLRNVTLQDAGRYLCIKYSSGLYNTTFEEIDLNVQERPTVEIIDDETSAPRAKSSYSSIQPVCQVLGAILILQAVLV encoded by the exons ATGGATTGGAGCCACTCAAAATACAAATTAACATTCATTCTGAAAAACATTGCTATCCAAGATCAGGGAATGTACGGAGTGAATGTTGAGCTTGGCTTGAGTCAGCTGCCGCTCAAGGATTCTGTGATTGTTATCATACCAGGACTCTCGTACGTGGTTCAAAATGGCAGCTCGATTGTCCGTAAAG agtcaGCCTACATGATGGAACCTTTTGAACTATCGTTTACAAGATCGGAACACGACCGAACTGCTGACCGTATCAAGTACACACTCAAAAAAGATAACACAAGCATTTTCATTATTGGAATGAACAGAGAAGATAACAGATTCAGTTGCTCTCATTATGTTACTCCAAAACCTACACCCTGTTCTGATGATTCCTTCTTAGTGAACGAAACTTACGTTTCTTTCAAACTAAGAAATGTTACCCTTCAAGATGCTGGTCGATACCTGTGTATAAAGTATTCATCGGGGCTCTACAATACAACATTCGAGGAAATCGATCTTAATGTACAAG AGAGACCAACTGTAGAAATAATTGACGATGAAACATCAGCTCCCAGGGCAAAAAGCAGTTATTCCA GTATTCAGCCTGTATGTCAAGTATTGGGAGCAATATTGATCTTACAAGCAGTACTCGTCTAG
- the LOC131782832 gene encoding LOW QUALITY PROTEIN: uncharacterized protein (The sequence of the model RefSeq protein was modified relative to this genomic sequence to represent the inferred CDS: inserted 2 bases in 1 codon), with translation MISATLIMSLWLPVFCQGGHPKIVSRPSDPLIARSEDKATLNWTLGLLPSETWNSSIFEVAFGIWKDPGFLKTKLLAIDRHGEVLIRPNYEKKISCDFNMSKLQVAFTLHGLTMKDENHYCLQVELGLHQPPLTDPVMLLLEDSPKITSPKQENFXVNVGDSLRINSQAKGLPAPTITWTKQGRTVGNDTLVLNGVTPNDSGVYLCSAHNQAGEDHKEIVVTVLEHNYGSKKLTVPHMPTQTSHDRGSPVWLFPVVIGVSVFLIAAVVVFRLRGHRCKRNLAYKQHTDEKASGEHSETAKI, from the exons ATGATTTCAGCTACTCTCATCATGTCTCTGTGGCTCCCAG TATTTTGCCAAGGAGGGCATCCTAAAATTGTTTCTAGACCAAGTGATCCCCTGATTGCTCGTAGCGAAGACAAAGCTACGCTTAATTGGACGCTTGGATTGCTTCCCTCAGAGACGTGGAATAGTAGCATATTTGAAGTGGCGTTTGGAATCTGGAAAGATCCAGGattcctgaaaacaaaactcttgGCCATCGATAGACATGGTGAGGTACTGATAAGACCAAACTACGAAAAGAAAATTAGCTGCGACTTTAACATGTCCAAGCTTCAAGTTGCATTCACACTCCATGGTTTAACCATGAAGGATGAGAATCACTATTGTCTTCAGGTTGAGCTTGGCCTTCATCAGCCTCCTTTGACGGATCCTGTGATGCTTCTTCTTGAGG ATTCTCCTAAGATAACCAGTCCCAAACAGGAAAACTT TGTGAACGTTGGGGACAGCTTGCGAATAAACAGCCAAGCAAAGGGTCTTCCTGCACCAACCATAACATGGACGAAACAAGGGAGAACTGTTGGTAATGATACATTGGTTCTCAATGGAGTAACGCCAAACGACAGCGGAGTCTACCTGTGCAGCGCTCACAACCAGGCTGGTGAAGACCATAAGGAGATTGTGGTTACGGTTTTGGAGCATAATTATGGATCAAAAAAGCTAACAG TTCCTCATATGCCAACACAAACATCACATGATAGAGGAAGTCCTGTGTGGTTATTTCCAGTAGTCATAGGTGTGTCAGTTTTTTTAATAGCTGCAGTGGTTGTCTTTCGCTTGCGTGGGCACCGCTGCAAAAGGAACCTCGCTTACAAGCAGCATACTGATGAAAAAGCATCAGGTGAGCATTCCGAAACTGCCAAGATCTAG
- the LOC131782829 gene encoding uncharacterized protein, with translation MDLRFQQVFFGSFCMVTLLQVAGSISFTGDIPDRTIKARLDDDVALGWGFSYNDLGGNPGGPFGAPDVSEISFGIYKSIHSETFLSEKLVVVNSGGNFSVQDGFDRKMDWSHSKYKLTFILKNIAIQDQGMYGVNVELGLSQLPLKDSVIVIIPGLSYVVQNGSSIVRKESAYMMEPFELSFTRSDHDQTADRFKYTLKKDTTTIFIIGKNRGDNELSCFHYVSQKPTPCSNDSFSVNETYVSFKLRNVTFQDAGRYLCIKYSSGLYNTTFEEIDLKVLERPTVTPSAKSSYSGKPNSTQATTVTTNTSPKGSTNPAVIAGVVFAAVIVVSLIVFLVVFCVHPGFRTRISRCCQVAYIRTRSDSS, from the exons ATGGATTTACGTTTTCAACAGGTTTTCTTCGGCAGTTTTTGCATGGTAACATTGCTTCAAG tgGCTGGTAGTATAAGCTTCACAGGGGACATACCAGACCGTACAATAAAGGCCAGACTAGATGACGATGTCGCTCTAGGCTGGGGCTTCTCATACAACGATTTGGGAGGCAATCCAGGTGGCCCATTTGGTGCTCCAGACGTGTCCGAAATCAGTTTTGGTATTTATAAATCCATACATAGCGAAACTTTCTTGAGCGAGAAACTTGTTGTTGTCAATAGTGGTGGAAATTTTAGTGTGCAAGATGGATTTGATAGAAAAATGGATTGGAGCCACTCAAAATACAAATTAACATTCATTCTGAAAAACATTGCTATCCAAGATCAGGGAATGTACGGAGTGAATGTTGAGCTTGGCTTGAGTCAGCTGCCGCTCAAAGATTCTGTGATTGTTATCATACCAGGACTCTCGTACGTGGTTCAAAATGGCAGCTCGATTGTCCGTAAAG agtCAGCCTACATGATGGAACCTTTTGAACTATCGTTTACAAGATCAGACCACGACCAAACTGCTGACCGTTTCAAGTACACCCTCAAAAAAGATACCACAACCATTTTCATTATTGGAAAGAACAGAGGAGATAACGAATTAAGTTGCTTTCATTATGTTTCTCAAAAACCTACACCCTGTTCTAATGATTCCTTCTCAGTGAACGAAACTTACGTTTCTTTCAAACTAAGAAATGTTACCTTTCAAGATGCTGGTCGATACCTCTGTATAAAGTATTCATCTGGGCTCTACAATACAACATTCGAGGAAATCGATCTTAAAGTTCTAG AGAGACCAACCGTAACTCCCAGCGCAAAGAGTAGTTATTCTG GTAAACCAAATTCAACGCAGGCTACAACAGTTACAACCAATACAAGTCCTAAAG GTAGCACAAATCCTGCCGTCATCGCAGGGGTAGTTTTTGCTGCAGTCATAGTCGTCTCTCTGATTGtttttttggtggttttttgTGTGCACCCTGGTTTCAGGACGCGCATATCAAGATGCTGTCAAGTTGCGTATATTAGAACACGGAgtgactcatcctaa